GGTAAATACTAAATAAGCAGCTAGTGGCATCAGGAGTAGTCTTTTAGCCGAAAGCCTTTCTTGATGAGTTAAACTATCCCATTCTAAATATCTTTTCCATTGAAATACTCGTTTCATAGATCTGTCTTTGTAGTTTCTTTTTTTGCCAAAGGTCTTAAGTAATTCTTTAATGGCATCTATTGGGTTCATCTATGAAAACTTCAAATATTTATATAGAGAATATAAGCAAAAGTATATGCGATGACCATTCTAGATAATGTCGACCAAATCATTTTTATTTACCCATAGCTCTTCTAAGTTTTGTAGATTCATCCATTCCTTCCATAATTGTAAAAGTTCCGTTTTCAGTAGCAGCATTTCTAAGCTTTGAAAGTTCTTGATAAGCAGGAGATTCATAAGCCTCAACTGCTGCTCGCATAGATGAGAATTCGCAAATAATCGCTAGGTTTGCACCTTTTGTCCTTTCTTTCCCTTGTGGCTCAGTATCTTTGGCAAAGACTTCGCCACCAACTTCTTTAAGCCAAGGACCTACCTTGTCAACATAGTCTGCAAACAACTCTTGATTGATAACTGTTGAAGTTGAAATCCAATAGCCCTTAGCACCTTTCTTATCCATTAAAAAGTCAAGGAAAGTAATTATTTTCAGCTTAGAGCATTACCAATCTGAAAAAGAAAAATCCACCTTCAATATGACTCTCGTGAAAATCTCATGATTTATCCTCTGTTTCATAGATACTAAAATATATCAGCAAAAGAATGTCTACTAGTGATAAATCGTTCTCCTAATGGTTTTAATTTAGTCGTCCCCTGTCAAAGAGATTGACGGAAGTAACCTATCTACCTCCATTGCAGAAATGAACCGCCTGAGAAGAACTTTTACCATTTTCTTTTACTTCTTCAACACACTCGGTAAACAGCTTCGATTCCTGCTTAACAGAACAGAAACTTAAAGCAATAGTTGCAAGAGCCAGAGCAGAAATAATACCAGTACCTAATTGGATTACACCGTAAGCAAGCATTACA
This DNA window, taken from Prochlorococcus sp. MIT 0603, encodes the following:
- a CDS encoding DUF1330 domain-containing protein gives rise to the protein MDKKGAKGYWISTSTVINQELFADYVDKVGPWLKEVGGEVFAKDTEPQGKERTKGANLAIICEFSSMRAAVEAYESPAYQELSKLRNAATENGTFTIMEGMDESTKLRRAMGK